The sequence ACGCCAGACTCTAGCCCAAACCCGACGACTCGCGCTTTTGTTGCCTCTACAATTGCCTCTGTAAAGGGTTCCTTGGCTTTTCCCACGGTCACCATTAACGATGCGGCTAAACATCGCTGTCCGGCACAGCCAAAGGCACTATCCATGGTGATCCGAGTCGTCGTCTCTAAGTCAGCATCGGGCAGGACGATAATTGGATTTTTCGCACCGCCCTGACATTGCACCCGTTTGCCATTGGCAGCGGCACGACTATAAACGTATCGAGCCACTGGGCTAGAGCCAACAAAACTAACCGCTCGAATCACAGGATGATCCAGAATCGCGTCTACCGCTTCTTTAGCCCCGTTGACCAGATTCACGACTCCGGCAGGTAATCCCGTTTTCTCCAGAAGTTGAAACACCTTATACATGGTTAGAGGTACCTTTTCAGAGGGCTTCACAATGTAGGTGTTGCCACAGGCGATCGCGTAGGGCAAAAACCAGAAGGGAATCATGCCCGGAAAGTTGAAGGGGGCGATCGCTGCCGCGACTCCTAATGGTTGCCGGATCATCATTTCGTCGATACCTCTGGCGATGTCCTCTAGATTGGTTCCCTGCATCATCATGGGAATGCCACACGCCACCTCGACGTTTTCGATCGCCCGTTGCATCTCAGCTTTCGCTTCGGCAAAGGTTTTGCCACATTCCAGCGTGATCGTCCGCGCCAGATCATCCAGGTTGGCTTCGAGCAAGCCCTTCAGCTTAAACAGATATTGCACCCGATCTGTCGGGGGAACTCGTCGCCATGACTGAAAAGCGATCGCCGCTGCTTGGGCGGTCTGGTCGATCTCACTCGCTGGTGAGAGAGGGACTTGCGCCAACACCTCGTTGTTTGCTGGATTCACCACATCCAGATACTCTGTGGCGATCGAAGTCTGCCACTGCCCGTTGATGTAATTCTGTAGCCGTTCTGTTTGTACGCCGCCCATGATCACCCGTTGAAATCAACCCATCCGTTTATTGTGAGGCAGTTGGGGGCGATCGTCATACGGCAATCATCAATGGTCACCCTTTACTCCCTCCTGCCCTATCCCGACACTCTCACAATTGTTAAGGAGTGTATAGGGATTGAATCACACCTTCTTGCAACTTGCCTTACCAAATCTGCTTTGCCCCCTTCTCCTTCCTGTTAATGTCATGAAATCTTCAAAAAGTAGGCAATCTATTTTTCGTTACACAGCTTTACAAAAGGTATTTTCCAGAATTTATTTCCTAGATTTCGCCAAAATCCTTACCCGACAGATGTTTTAACTCTATTTCAATTTTATTTTTTAGCTGAATCATAATTAAAAATCGATAGAAACAATAAGCATAAATGCTCATATACAGATTCCTCCAGGGTGGATAATTGAACATTTTCATTAAAACTTCGTCATATTGGGGGGGTTGAAGTTAAATAAACTTAACAAATTGGGGTATCTTGGTTATTAGGTAAATGTTCTTACCAAAAACTCCTTTTCTTGGCTTAGTCTGTCAAGAACTTTTAGGGGAGCGAAGGTCGAAGACTTCTGGTTATTGGACTTCTCATTTCATCTGTATTCCCTGTACTGTGTGTCGCCCATTTCACTAGTGCCTCTTACCTTCTAGCCTCCCAACCTCGATGCGGTGCGCTTCTTAACAGACTGAGCGTCGGTTGTTTCTCAACAGTTTATTTCGCAACCGAAACCCTTCATCCACACACTCTTGGGTAGGCTCTCATCATGAGTACTCAATTTCCGTGGCTATCAGCCCTGATTCTGTTTCCGCTAGTGGCAGCTTTGCCCATCCCTCTATTACCCGACAAAGAAGGCAAAACCGTTCGCTGGTATGCCCTGGGTGCTGCGATCGCTGAGTTTGCTTTCATCCTCTACACCTTCTGGAAGCACTACGATCTGCAAAACCCTAACTACCAGTTAGTCGAATCCTACACCTGGGTTCCCCAGATTGGTTTGCACTGGTCGTTGGCAGTGGATGGCTTATCGATGCCTCTGGTGCTTCTGACAGGGTTGATTACAACTCTGGCTATCTTTGCCGCATGGCGAGTAACAGATAAGCCTCGCCTTTTTTACGTCCTGATGCTGGTCATGTACAGTGCTCAGATTGGGGTCTTCCTGGCTCAAGATCTGCTTCTCTTCTTCCTCATGTGGGAATTGGAGTTGGTTCCTGTTTATCTGCTGATCGCTAATTGGGGCGGACAGAAACGTCTCTACGCTGCCACCAAATTTATCCTTTACACGGCGGCGGCATCTATTTTTATTCTGATTGCAGCGTTAGCAATGGCGTTCTATGGCGATAACGTTACCTTCGATATCGCAGAGCTAGGGTTAAAGAATTACTCCCTGGGCTTTGAACTGCTCATGTACTCCGCGTTTCTGATTGCATTTGGCGTGAAGCTACCCATCTTCCCGCTTCACACTTGGTTGCCCGATGCGCACAGCGAAGCTCCTGCACCTGTATCGATGATTTTGGCAGGGGTGCTGTTAAAAATGGCAGGTTATGCGTTAATTCGCTTCAACATTGAGATGCTGCCCGATGCTCACGTTTACTTTGCGCCTGTACTGGCAGTGCTGGGTGTGGTCAACATTATCTACGCCTCTTTGACTGCCTTTGCTCAAGACAATTTGAAACGACGCCTGGCTTACTCCTCGATCGCCCATATGGGATTCGTCCTGCTCGGCATTGCCTCTTACACTACTCTAGGGATGAGCGGTGCGGTGTTGCAGATGGTGTCTCACGGCATGATCGCAGCGGCATTATTCTTCCTGACTGGTGTGGCATATGATCGCACTCACACCCTCTCAATGGATAAGTTGGGTGGCATGGCAAAACAAATGCCGACGGTGTTTGCCCTCTTTACCGCAGGTGCGATGGCATCGCTGGCATTACCTGGCATGAGTGGCTTTGTCAGCGAATTGACGGTATTCCTGGGCTTCAGCACTAGCGACGCCTATAATGACACCTTCAAAACCGTCATTGTCATACTCGCAGCCGTAGGAGTTCTACTGTCTCCTATTTACCTGCTGTCGATGCTACGTCGCGTCTTCTACGGTGCAGCCAATAGCGAATTGCTGAGCGAGTTCAAGATCACCGATGCAAAACCGCGTGAAGCATTCATTGCGATGTGCTTGCTGGTTCCCATCATCGGTATTGGCGTCTATCCCAAGCTGGCAACCCAAACCTATGATGTGAAAACGGTTGAAGTCGCGTCGCAGTTGCAGACCGTGCTACCAGCGATCGCCCAACAACCCTTACACATCAATACCCCCATCTTTACGGCTCCCTCCGTTTTGGGAACCGAAGCAAAAGAATTAGTCAGCCTGACAGAATAGAAGGCTGTACTGACAATTGTGGTTGATTATGCCGGGGATGCAGAGATGTGTCCCTGGTTTTCTTTTAGAATGAGTCGGCTATTGACCATTAACCATCAACTATTGACCATTAACCATCAACCATTGACCATTAACCATCAACCATTGACCATTGACCATTAACCATCAACCATTAACCATCAACTATTGACCATCAACCATCAACCATTGACCATTAACCATCAACCATTGACCATTAACCATCAACCATTGACCATTAACCATTAACCATTGACCATTAACTATTGACCATTGACCATCGACCATTAACCATAGCTTGTATGTCTTAACGAAAGAGGTATCTCATGAAAGCGCAGGTGTTTCGAGGAGTTAATCAACTTAGCTATGAAGAGGTGCCGATGCCAGATCTCGCCTCAGATGAGGTTTTGGTACAGGTGCGGGTGGTGGGATTGTGTCAGTCAGATATCAAGAAAATTCGCTATCCCCTCTATGAACCGCCTCGCATTTTTGGACACGAGACAGCAGGTGTGATTGCAGCAGTTGGAAGTCAAGTACAGAACTGGCAAGTGGGTCAACGAGTCGTCGTGATGCACCACATTCCCTGTATGCGCTGCGCTTACTGCCTCAACGAAAACTTTTCGATGTGTGATGTGTATAAGAATGTCACCACAACCGCAGGTTTTGCGCCCAGTGGAGGTGGTTTTGCGGAGTATGTCAAAGTGCCGGGGCATATTGTCCAAAATGGCGGACTAATCCCCATTCCCGACGATGTGACATTTGAGCAAGCCAGCTTTGTGGAGCCAACCAACTGCTGTCTGAAAGCCGTTCGTAAGGCTCAGGTTGCTCCGGGACAAACGGTACTAGTTACGGGTGCAGGGCCGATTGGGCTGATGTTTATCATGTTGGTGAAGTATTTTGGGGCGAAGGCGATCGCCACTGACCTGCTTCCCTCTCGCCTTGAAAAAGCCAAAAGTGTCGGTGCTGAAGCTGCCTTTGATGCCCGTGACCCCGATCTAGCTGCCAAGATCCATGCCATGACTGGAGGAGTAGGGGTAGACACCACCTTGCTGGCAGTGCCCAGTGACAAAGCCTTCTTTCAAGCTCTAGACTGCACCCGCAAAGGGGGCAAAATCCTCTTCTTTGCCGAGTTTCCCGATGAGGTAGAGATCCCCATCAATCCCAATATTCTCTATAGAAGAGAAATTGATTTGATGGGGAGTTACAGTTCCTCCTATCGGGTACAGGCTTTAGCCGCTGATATTGTGTTCAACAAGCGGATCGATGTCGATGCCCTGGTGAGCGATCGCTACCTCCTGAAAGATCTGGCAGCCGCAGTCGATCGGGCAACTTCCCCAACACCAGAGACATTGAAGATTCTGATTTATCCAGAAGGAGAAGGGTAAGGAAATGAAGGATAAAGGATGAAGAATAAAAAAGAAGAGAAAAGAGGGGTGAAGGGGTGAAGAAACACTCTAATTCCTTACAAAACTCCGAGCACACAGCCAGAACCTACAAGGCTACGTTTCATCCTTTATCCTTTATCGCTTATCCTTTCTTCAACAGTATGGCGTTACATCTTCCCCACAGTCATCTGCTAGATAGGACAATGCCCGGAAGCGTAACCCGACGAGCTGGTCATAAAGCGGGTTGAGCTTACACATCGCAGGAATATGCATGAGTTTGCGACCGAATAGATTCACGTCCCGCTCAAACGGACATTGAGGCGGAATCATTTTGCAGAGAAACCGTGCCACTTGGGGGTCGTGTATCTCTAGATGGTCCAGCCATTCTTTAATTGGGTGGAGCAACTCTCGATGTTCCTGGGGACTAACGGCAGGTGTTGTAGCGGATACCATGTCACCGGATTCTAAAACCTCAGGAGCAGGGCATAGAACCAGGCGTAGCGACTCCAGCACTTTGGGTTGTTGCTCCAGTGCGACACAAAACTGTTGGAGGATCTCGTCTTCTGATTGAGAGAAGACTCCATCGGCGATCGCCACCATGACTGCCGTTCTCAGGAAATTTTCAGCGGTCTTAGGGTCGTGGCTAAAGGTTGCTCCCAATTCCGCTGGAGTGATGGGTTCTAAGACTTCTATATCAGATTGGGTCGTTAATTCACTGGTCAAATTTGCGATCAGCTCTTTCTCTTCTTCATCGAAATGACCATCTGCCCAGGCAATGGTCAACAGCCCTCGCAACCAGACCGAAATCTCTTCAGACGTGTATCGAGATTGGACTGTGCTCGTCATAAAACTTTCATTTGAGAAGTTGGGATATAATTCCGTGTCGATTGTAGCTCTGGTAATAGCCAAACTGGCTGTAAACTAAAAGACTGAATCCTAAGGATCGCAATGTGTGAGGGTTTTTTGTGACACCGCAAGAATTTTTCTTATTCTTAATGTCTATCCTGTCGAGTGTTGCCGGACAGTTTTTCTTAAAGGCAGGTGCTCTCAGGTTAGGTAAGGCAACACCCACGAATGCACTGAGTCATATTTTCAACATTGCGACAACTCCTGAACTGATTGCAGGGCTGATGTGCTACGGCTTGGGAGCGATCGCGTATATCCTGCTGCTGACGCGAGTTAAGCTAAGCATTGCAGGACCCTCGATCGCCCTGGTCTACATTTTTACAGTGTTGATGGGTTATTTCTTCTTTAAAGAGGCGATTCCCCCGACTCGTGTTGTCGGATTAGGATTTATTATCGGTGGCGTGTTACTGGTGATGTGGCAACGATAATGTGGCTCAATCGTTGGGTGTATCAAACCTAATTGAGACATTAGAATAGTTCTATATATTCCATAGATTCAGATCTATAGATACGATTTAAGAACTTGTGACGTTTGAGTCGCTGTTTTTGCCCAGTTAAATTGACTGGCTCTTGTTAAACTTGCTTGACACAGACGTGACCGCAGTTGCAAGTCAGTTGCGATCGCCTGCATAGCGGCTGTTAGCTCTGCTGTGTTATAAGGATCAACCAACAAGGCTGCTTCCCCTGCCACTTCTGGCATAGATGCCAAGTTGGAAGTGATTACAGGTGTTCCACATGCCATGGCTTCAAGAACGGGCAGTCCAAACCCCTCCCACAAACTGGGAAAGACAAGGGCGATCGCCTGGTTAATGATTTTGGGTAGTTCGGCATAAGGAACGTAATCTAAAAATTTGACCTGCGAAGCAATTCCTAACTCATTTACGAGTGCCTCTAAATTAGGAGTAAACCGTTGATCACGAGGACCAACAATCCAAAACTCATACTCTTGAACATGAGTTAATTCAGCGAAGGCTTGTAGCGATCGCTGCAAATTCTTATAAGGGTCGCTCCGTCCGATGTAAATAAAATAATTTTTGGTTGGCAAGTCGAGAAAGTGGAAATGATTTACGTCATGAGCTAACCAAATCGGTGTAATTTTTTGGGCTGAAATGCCATAGAAATCAACAATATCTTGAGCCGTTGCTTGAGAATTGCAGATAATGTGAACGGCTTGTCTTAAAACTTGCGGCACATAATATTGAAAGTAGTATTTTAAGGGCGATTTCCATGCCGAAAAGTGGAGTGGAATCAGATCATGAACCATCACCACAAATCGACAGCCTGAGAAGAGAGGAGCCTCTGGAATTGGAGAAAATAGCAGGGGCGATCGCAGTTTTTTGTAAAGGCATGGTAGTTGAAACTGCGTCCACAATAACCGTCTTAGATGCCCTTTAGTTCCATATTCTGAAGTGAGGTTATCGGGAATTGTGTAATAGTCAAATTGCGCTTTACTCTCTATAAAACGTTGGTGGGACGAAACCAGTAAAGTGGCTTTAGAAATAGGAAGCGCAGGCATCAAGTTAGAGGCATAGGTCGTTAAGCCTGTCGGCTTTAGACCCATAAAGGATAAGTTGATTAGTAGTTGTCCATCTTCAGACTTCACACCTTCCCTCTCAACTCTTACCTGCTGTGAATGTCATATAAAAGATAGTTAATCTGTTTCTGCCTGTTTTGATCGCCGCACAAAAAGGCTCTTAATTTGCTTTAACTGACGAATGATATAAAGTTTAATTGGTACTTTAATTCTATCTTCATACAATGCTCGAACATGCAGAGCCAGAAATGATAACTTCGGTAGTTGCTTCTGTCTTGTAAAAACTACAAAGTTGCCATCTGCAAATACTGGGGAGAAACGGTGTATCAATAAGTTAAATAGAATCGGGTTGAGATTTTCAATCGTTCCCTTATAGAGAATAAGCCATTGAAAATCAACCTTACTCAGAAAAGCAGTTTGATAATCCAAAACTTCATTTGGCAATTTCAATTGAAAGACCAACGGGGCTGCAATCTTGTCACCCGGTCCAAGGTGCTTCTCTAAAAACGTGGCAACATCTCTCCACGATTTCAGTTCAAAAACAGAGAGTGCAGCACTTTCAGTTTTGGCAGCATGAACTGGAAAAATTTTGAGGCTGTTGACAGCTATTCCAACAACTCTAGGATCAGGGTTAAGCGGATTCACTTCTGTAAAAGAAACCACTCGATTCACTCGAAAAGTCAGCCGAGAAAAGACCCTTCCATTGTCAAGAGCAACTTTTGGAACGATCGCCCGAAACCACCGTACGCTAGAACCGCGATCGCTATACAAAATCTCCAATTGCACTGGATGACCATTGACATCTAATGTCAAACTAGCGGCGACATCTGGAGTTGTTGCATAGTTGCAAATGGTTTTGATTTCAATAATGACATCTTCATCAGAAGCGACTGGAAAATCCAGTGTTGCGCTCGTTTCAGGACCAATCCAACGATAGCCTGAACGATCATTGAGTGACTCTCGCCGATGCCATCCCGTTCCTCTTAATGGCTCCACAAAATCATAGCTGAGAGAGTTAGAAATATCAGGATTAAGATTTAGAAATCGCTGTTCAGCATGTCGTTCCAGCAACTCTTGAGTCACTTGAGAAGACATAGGCTCTTTAACCGTTTGTGGGTGGGTAAAAGCCCCATATTTCGTGAGCAGATCCCGCTGCATCTCAGCAAATCGAGTTTCAAACAACTCCTTAGCGTATTGATACAAGTCAATATCTAAAAGGGAGTTTTGCTTAATGAGTTCAATTGTGCTAGGGGGAATCTCTTCTTTAGATTTTTTATCTTTCGCAGCGTTTTCACGACGGGTATTGATGATAGGCTTCCAGCCAAAGATATAAGACAACAGAAATAATGAATCTTGAAATCGCTCTAAAATACCAACGAATGCCAAGCGGTCGAGTTGTTTTTTTGCAAGATCAAATACTTCATCAGGTGACAGATGATTTAAGTCAAACTGCGCTAGTTTGGCGATGTAATAAGTCTGGACGTTCTTGCCCAATCGACCAACAGGCATTCCTTGAGCAAACTCCTCAAGGGTCATATCTTTGACCATGTCATAGTGTGGATCACCTGGCATTCTGCGGATGTACTCGTAATGAGAAATCACACGAGCGACAGGTTCTCGCAAGACCGTCACTAGCAAAAGATGCTTGTGAGACAAAATTTGGGGGATATCGACGTAGTTTATGTGCCCTCTAAACAGTCGATATTTCTCATAGTCGGCTTGAGAATAATCTTTTAGTTGAGCATTAAGTGTGGCGGGACAAACATCATCATTGTGAAACTGATCTTCCAGGATGGTTCTAAACGTCATCCCTGCTGTTTTAGGGATATGAGGAAAATAGAGAACATCTTCATCCTGCAAATCGTACTGCGCTGGAAAATCCTTCATAGCCTCACAGATTTACTCTCTCACATCCACAATTAATAGTTACAGTGATGAATTTGTCACCGTAACATTCGCACTCGTACCCAAATCAATTTTGACGTTGGCCGATCTGCAATAACTTTCTGCGACTTCGATGGGGTCGCCAATCATCTTGATAGTATGATTCTCAATCCACATGACGCGATCGCAGATTTTAGCGACACTGGCAATGGAGTGAGAAACAATAATCATCGTCACATGACTATCTTGAAAAGTCATCATTTTATCGACGCATTTCTTCTGAAACCGAATATCTCCGACCCCCAGCACCTCATCAATCAGCAAAATTTCAGGGTCAAGGTGCGCTACGATAGAAAACCCCAGTCGGGCTAACATACCGCTGGAATAAACTCGAATGGGGCGATCTATGAATTCGCCTAATTCCGAGAATTCGATAATCTCGTCCATTTTTTTCAGAATTTCTCGTCGGGTTAATCCCATCAAAACACCATTGAGAACGATGTTTTCTCGACCTTCTAGATCGGGATGGAATCCTGCACCCAATGACAGAAGGGGCGAAATTCTACCATTCACAATGACTCGCCCTTTATTGGGCTTTAAAACGCCTGCGATTAAACCGAGAGTAGTGCTTTTGCCTGCGCCATTATTGCCGATAATGCCAAAATTTTCGCCTCGATAAACCTCAAAGGAAATATCTCTAAGTGCTTCAAAGCGATCGTTCTTTAGAACGTTTACATTCTCGGAGAAATTAAACAGAAAATTTTTAACTCCCCGGATTTGACGATAGAGCGGATAATGCTTGCTTACTCTATCAAACGCAACAATGGGTTCATTCATACAACTTCCGCAAACTTCCACTCAAGCTTCTTATAAACGTATTGACCAACCACTAGAAAAAGAACGGCATAAGCAGCAGCAATTAACACATGATTTGGGTCAACAACAAACTTGTTGCTCGCATCCATCAAAAATAAATCCCGCCAGCTAACGATTAGTGCAGCAAAAGGATTCAGCCCATACAACAAGACCTGGTACTCCGTTGGAATCATTTCTTTGGTGTAGATGATTGGCGTGAAGTAAAATGCCAAATTCATAAATACACTAACCAATCGCTCAATATCCCGCAGAAAAAGATTAAGCGATGACAGAATTAATGTGATTCCATACGCCATCGCAAATTGAATAACGAGTAAAACCGGGAAATAGAGCCATTCCAAAGACAACGGAACACGGTAAATTAGCATGAACAACAGGATGACTGGAATCGACAAAATGTAGTGAATTAAATGGTTGATGATTGCAGTCAAAGGAATAATATTTCGGGGGAATTTAACCTTCTTGATTAATCCTGCTGAGCCAACAAATAATCGAGGCGACCCGTTAATGCAATTTGACAACCACTGCCAGGGGAATAAACCTGCAATCAGCACAAGGGG is a genomic window of Oscillatoria sp. FACHB-1407 containing:
- a CDS encoding sulfotransferase family 2 domain-containing protein → MKDFPAQYDLQDEDVLYFPHIPKTAGMTFRTILEDQFHNDDVCPATLNAQLKDYSQADYEKYRLFRGHINYVDIPQILSHKHLLLVTVLREPVARVISHYEYIRRMPGDPHYDMVKDMTLEEFAQGMPVGRLGKNVQTYYIAKLAQFDLNHLSPDEVFDLAKKQLDRLAFVGILERFQDSLFLLSYIFGWKPIINTRRENAAKDKKSKEEIPPSTIELIKQNSLLDIDLYQYAKELFETRFAEMQRDLLTKYGAFTHPQTVKEPMSSQVTQELLERHAEQRFLNLNPDISNSLSYDFVEPLRGTGWHRRESLNDRSGYRWIGPETSATLDFPVASDEDVIIEIKTICNYATTPDVAASLTLDVNGHPVQLEILYSDRGSSVRWFRAIVPKVALDNGRVFSRLTFRVNRVVSFTEVNPLNPDPRVVGIAVNSLKIFPVHAAKTESAALSVFELKSWRDVATFLEKHLGPGDKIAAPLVFQLKLPNEVLDYQTAFLSKVDFQWLILYKGTIENLNPILFNLLIHRFSPVFADGNFVVFTRQKQLPKLSFLALHVRALYEDRIKVPIKLYIIRQLKQIKSLFVRRSKQAETD
- a CDS encoding EamA family transporter, yielding MSILSSVAGQFFLKAGALRLGKATPTNALSHIFNIATTPELIAGLMCYGLGAIAYILLLTRVKLSIAGPSIALVYIFTVLMGYFFFKEAIPPTRVVGLGFIIGGVLLVMWQR
- a CDS encoding Mo-dependent nitrogenase C-terminal domain-containing protein; protein product: MTSTVQSRYTSEEISVWLRGLLTIAWADGHFDEEEKELIANLTSELTTQSDIEVLEPITPAELGATFSHDPKTAENFLRTAVMVAIADGVFSQSEDEILQQFCVALEQQPKVLESLRLVLCPAPEVLESGDMVSATTPAVSPQEHRELLHPIKEWLDHLEIHDPQVARFLCKMIPPQCPFERDVNLFGRKLMHIPAMCKLNPLYDQLVGLRFRALSYLADDCGEDVTPYC
- a CDS encoding CoA-acylating methylmalonate-semialdehyde dehydrogenase, with the translated sequence MGGVQTERLQNYINGQWQTSIATEYLDVVNPANNEVLAQVPLSPASEIDQTAQAAAIAFQSWRRVPPTDRVQYLFKLKGLLEANLDDLARTITLECGKTFAEAKAEMQRAIENVEVACGIPMMMQGTNLEDIARGIDEMMIRQPLGVAAAIAPFNFPGMIPFWFLPYAIACGNTYIVKPSEKVPLTMYKVFQLLEKTGLPAGVVNLVNGAKEAVDAILDHPVIRAVSFVGSSPVARYVYSRAAANGKRVQCQGGAKNPIIVLPDADLETTTRITMDSAFGCAGQRCLAASLMVTVGKAKEPFTEAIVEATKARVVGFGLESGVQMGPVINHPSRDRIEGLIQRGIDQGAKPIVDGRQPKISGYEQGSFVRPTLLQDVAPDSEIARTEVFGPVLGLMHVNTIDEAIALVNRGVWGNMACLFTSSGAAARKFRYEAEAGNIGINIGVAAPMAFFPFSGWKDSFFGDLHGQGAHAVEFFTQTKVVVERWFSDWTRQF
- a CDS encoding zinc-dependent dehydrogenase, translating into MKAQVFRGVNQLSYEEVPMPDLASDEVLVQVRVVGLCQSDIKKIRYPLYEPPRIFGHETAGVIAAVGSQVQNWQVGQRVVVMHHIPCMRCAYCLNENFSMCDVYKNVTTTAGFAPSGGGFAEYVKVPGHIVQNGGLIPIPDDVTFEQASFVEPTNCCLKAVRKAQVAPGQTVLVTGAGPIGLMFIMLVKYFGAKAIATDLLPSRLEKAKSVGAEAAFDARDPDLAAKIHAMTGGVGVDTTLLAVPSDKAFFQALDCTRKGGKILFFAEFPDEVEIPINPNILYRREIDLMGSYSSSYRVQALAADIVFNKRIDVDALVSDRYLLKDLAAAVDRATSPTPETLKILIYPEGEG
- a CDS encoding ABC transporter ATP-binding protein — encoded protein: MNEPIVAFDRVSKHYPLYRQIRGVKNFLFNFSENVNVLKNDRFEALRDISFEVYRGENFGIIGNNGAGKSTTLGLIAGVLKPNKGRVIVNGRISPLLSLGAGFHPDLEGRENIVLNGVLMGLTRREILKKMDEIIEFSELGEFIDRPIRVYSSGMLARLGFSIVAHLDPEILLIDEVLGVGDIRFQKKCVDKMMTFQDSHVTMIIVSHSIASVAKICDRVMWIENHTIKMIGDPIEVAESYCRSANVKIDLGTSANVTVTNSSL
- a CDS encoding NAD(P)H-quinone oxidoreductase subunit 4, with the translated sequence MSTQFPWLSALILFPLVAALPIPLLPDKEGKTVRWYALGAAIAEFAFILYTFWKHYDLQNPNYQLVESYTWVPQIGLHWSLAVDGLSMPLVLLTGLITTLAIFAAWRVTDKPRLFYVLMLVMYSAQIGVFLAQDLLLFFLMWELELVPVYLLIANWGGQKRLYAATKFILYTAAASIFILIAALAMAFYGDNVTFDIAELGLKNYSLGFELLMYSAFLIAFGVKLPIFPLHTWLPDAHSEAPAPVSMILAGVLLKMAGYALIRFNIEMLPDAHVYFAPVLAVLGVVNIIYASLTAFAQDNLKRRLAYSSIAHMGFVLLGIASYTTLGMSGAVLQMVSHGMIAAALFFLTGVAYDRTHTLSMDKLGGMAKQMPTVFALFTAGAMASLALPGMSGFVSELTVFLGFSTSDAYNDTFKTVIVILAAVGVLLSPIYLLSMLRRVFYGAANSELLSEFKITDAKPREAFIAMCLLVPIIGIGVYPKLATQTYDVKTVEVASQLQTVLPAIAQQPLHINTPIFTAPSVLGTEAKELVSLTE
- a CDS encoding ABC transporter permease, which encodes MQGIRRSGIFGDHRNFENYRDLLRVLVEKELKARYKNKALGYLWSVASPLTFAFVFYIAFGVIMRIDVPQYPLVLIAGLFPWQWLSNCINGSPRLFVGSAGLIKKVKFPRNIIPLTAIINHLIHYILSIPVILLFMLIYRVPLSLEWLYFPVLLVIQFAMAYGITLILSSLNLFLRDIERLVSVFMNLAFYFTPIIYTKEMIPTEYQVLLYGLNPFAALIVSWRDLFLMDASNKFVVDPNHVLIAAAYAVLFLVVGQYVYKKLEWKFAEVV
- a CDS encoding glycosyltransferase family 4 protein is translated as MGLKPTGLTTYASNLMPALPISKATLLVSSHQRFIESKAQFDYYTIPDNLTSEYGTKGHLRRLLWTQFQLPCLYKKLRSPLLFSPIPEAPLFSGCRFVVMVHDLIPLHFSAWKSPLKYYFQYYVPQVLRQAVHIICNSQATAQDIVDFYGISAQKITPIWLAHDVNHFHFLDLPTKNYFIYIGRSDPYKNLQRSLQAFAELTHVQEYEFWIVGPRDQRFTPNLEALVNELGIASQVKFLDYVPYAELPKIINQAIALVFPSLWEGFGLPVLEAMACGTPVITSNLASMPEVAGEAALLVDPYNTAELTAAMQAIATDLQLRSRLCQASLTRASQFNWAKTATQTSQVLKSYL